From Acidimicrobiales bacterium, a single genomic window includes:
- a CDS encoding phosphotransferase, with protein sequence MKLTDAVATLIGPWLDRQRWMAHGEDGAATVEVEHSEVLVAPDGDAPGVLWFLVGAGPGPVYQALVAVRPDAIDLGERDVLGFVDADDGKHFAYDALVDPEAARKVAAVVGVPGVEEMMVRPVGAEQSNSSVVIGEKVIMKVYRRVQPGPNPDVEVGTALDRVGFNHLPSPIAVWSRGDYDLAVAQEYLAGGTEGWALALASLRDLYGGAEPDPAEAGGNMASEARRIGDMTARLHVALSEAFGLHPGAADEWARSTEERAASLRLGPEVGRKVAALAARVRRLAETGALGPSIRVHGDYHLGQVMRTDSGWYVLDFEGEPARPLAERRLPWPPAKDVSGMLRSFHYASAVALADRDRGDQDALAGRARAWELHAREAFLEGYNRVEGIGSLLPGGDPEGEATRELTTFFEVDKALYEVAYERAHRPDWEQIPRDAIDRLLAG encoded by the coding sequence ATGAAGCTCACCGACGCCGTGGCCACCCTCATCGGGCCCTGGCTCGACCGGCAGCGCTGGATGGCGCACGGGGAGGACGGGGCGGCGACGGTCGAGGTCGAGCACTCCGAGGTCCTGGTGGCGCCCGACGGGGACGCCCCCGGGGTGCTGTGGTTCCTCGTCGGGGCCGGACCGGGGCCGGTGTACCAGGCGCTGGTGGCGGTGCGCCCCGACGCCATCGACCTCGGCGAGCGCGACGTGCTCGGCTTCGTCGACGCCGACGACGGCAAGCACTTCGCCTACGACGCCCTCGTCGACCCCGAGGCGGCCCGCAAGGTCGCCGCCGTCGTAGGGGTGCCCGGCGTCGAGGAGATGATGGTCCGCCCCGTGGGGGCCGAGCAGTCCAACAGCTCGGTCGTCATCGGCGAGAAGGTGATCATGAAGGTGTACCGACGGGTGCAACCCGGGCCCAACCCCGACGTCGAGGTGGGCACCGCCCTGGACCGGGTGGGCTTCAACCACCTGCCCTCGCCGATCGCCGTGTGGAGCCGGGGGGACTACGACCTGGCGGTGGCCCAGGAGTACCTGGCGGGCGGCACCGAGGGCTGGGCCCTGGCCCTGGCGTCGCTGCGCGACCTCTACGGCGGCGCCGAGCCCGACCCCGCCGAGGCGGGGGGCAATATGGCGTCGGAGGCGCGCCGCATCGGGGACATGACCGCCCGGCTGCACGTGGCCCTCTCCGAGGCCTTCGGGCTCCATCCGGGGGCGGCCGACGAGTGGGCCCGGTCCACCGAGGAGCGGGCCGCCTCCCTGCGCCTCGGGCCCGAGGTCGGGCGCAAGGTGGCGGCCCTGGCGGCCCGGGTGCGCCGGCTGGCCGAGACCGGGGCCCTCGGCCCCTCCATCCGGGTCCACGGGGACTACCACCTGGGCCAGGTCATGCGGACCGACAGCGGCTGGTACGTCCTCGACTTCGAGGGGGAGCCGGCCCGGCCCCTGGCCGAGCGGCGCCTGCCCTGGCCCCCGGCCAAGGACGTCTCGGGGATGCTGCGGTCGTTCCACTACGCCTCGGCCGTGGCCCTGGCCGACCGGGACCGCGGGGACCAGGACGCCCTGGCCGGCCGGGCCCGGGCCTGGGAGCTGCACGCCAGGGAGGCCTTCCTGGAGGGCTACAACCGCGTGGAGGGGATCGGGAGCCTCCTCCCCGGGGGGGACCCGGAGGGGGAGGCCACCCGGGAGCTGACGACGTTCTTCGAGGTCGACAAGGCCCTCTACGAGGTCGCCTACGAGCGGGCCCACCGGCCCGACTGGGAGCAGATCCCCCGGGATGCAATCGACCGGCTGCTCGCGGGGTAA
- a CDS encoding PASTA domain-containing protein yields the protein MQRVADLLGRALGGRYHLLLPLGAGASAAVYLAEDRVLGRRVAVKVLHPALAADESFLRRFQSEARAAAGLRHPHIVQVFDWGEDDGVAYVVLEHLAGGSLRQILDRAGALRPAQAAELGREAASGLAHAHARGLVHRDIKPANLLFDEEGRLAIADFGLARAMADATWTEPEGVILGTARYASPEQAVGHGTAAPTDVYSLALVLAEAVSGSVPFSADTTVATLMARQGRRIEPGPELGPLGPALAAASAADPAERLSAAAFASALEGVLRTTGPAGPVPLAPALVDTTEIGAPGGAGPGPAAEPDGANAPTRIGVFDQEEPTRTVTTAMAPVPPPYAPAGQAAPAPRRRRRGLWVGLAALVALAAGVGGYLAIGVFKLSTPSHPVPDTRGRTVTAAEALLAPDKFHARVGPGRYDDQLPPGQIVAESPGPGASVKEGSTVILFPSRGPAPRGVPDLTGLAQADAIAKLEAAGFAHQVVTKNDETVASGQVMDWSPRQDLQAKGTVVTLTVSSGPAPRTVPSMAGQTYDQAAAELSQLGLVPKKAQVYDNTGTYPAGQVVSTDPPAGAPAAKGATVTVNVSKGPHMVRVPDVTGENVDQATSDLAQAGLVVANVYGPPNRRVFVTDPPPGSQVTAGSSVDLYTH from the coding sequence ATGCAGCGTGTGGCTGACCTGCTCGGTCGGGCGCTGGGTGGCCGCTACCACCTCCTCCTCCCCCTGGGCGCGGGGGCATCGGCGGCGGTCTACCTGGCGGAAGACCGTGTCCTCGGTCGACGCGTCGCGGTCAAGGTGCTGCACCCGGCGCTGGCTGCCGACGAGTCCTTCCTGCGCCGGTTCCAGTCCGAGGCCCGGGCGGCGGCGGGCCTGCGCCACCCCCACATCGTCCAGGTCTTCGACTGGGGGGAGGACGACGGCGTCGCCTACGTGGTGCTCGAGCACCTGGCCGGGGGCAGCCTGCGCCAGATCCTCGACCGGGCCGGCGCCCTGCGCCCGGCCCAGGCCGCCGAGCTCGGCCGGGAGGCGGCGTCGGGGCTGGCCCACGCCCACGCCCGGGGCCTGGTCCACCGGGACATCAAGCCGGCCAACCTCCTCTTCGACGAGGAGGGGCGCCTGGCCATCGCCGACTTCGGGCTGGCCCGGGCCATGGCCGACGCCACCTGGACCGAGCCCGAAGGGGTGATCCTCGGCACCGCCCGCTACGCCTCCCCGGAGCAGGCCGTGGGCCACGGGACCGCCGCTCCGACCGACGTCTACTCCCTGGCCCTGGTGCTGGCCGAAGCGGTGTCCGGCTCCGTCCCGTTCTCCGCCGACACCACCGTCGCCACCCTGATGGCCCGGCAGGGCCGGCGCATCGAGCCCGGACCCGAGCTCGGGCCCCTCGGCCCCGCCCTGGCCGCCGCCAGCGCCGCTGATCCCGCCGAGCGCCTCTCCGCCGCCGCCTTCGCCTCGGCCCTCGAGGGGGTCCTGCGCACGACCGGGCCCGCCGGCCCGGTGCCCCTGGCCCCCGCCCTGGTCGACACGACCGAGATCGGCGCCCCGGGCGGGGCGGGACCGGGGCCGGCCGCCGAGCCGGACGGGGCGAACGCCCCCACCCGCATCGGGGTCTTCGACCAGGAGGAGCCGACCCGGACGGTCACCACCGCGATGGCCCCGGTCCCCCCGCCCTACGCCCCTGCCGGCCAGGCGGCCCCGGCCCCCCGCCGGAGGCGGCGGGGTCTCTGGGTCGGGCTCGCCGCCCTGGTGGCGCTGGCCGCGGGCGTCGGGGGGTACCTGGCCATCGGGGTGTTCAAGCTCTCCACGCCCAGCCACCCGGTCCCCGACACCCGGGGCCGGACGGTGACGGCGGCGGAGGCCCTGCTGGCCCCCGACAAGTTCCACGCCCGGGTCGGCCCGGGCCGCTACGACGACCAGCTGCCCCCCGGCCAGATCGTGGCCGAGAGCCCCGGGCCGGGCGCCTCGGTCAAGGAGGGCTCGACCGTCATCCTGTTCCCGTCCCGGGGCCCGGCGCCGCGCGGGGTGCCCGACCTCACCGGGCTGGCGCAGGCCGACGCCATCGCCAAGCTGGAGGCGGCCGGCTTCGCCCACCAGGTCGTGACCAAGAACGACGAGACGGTGGCTTCGGGCCAGGTCATGGACTGGTCCCCCAGGCAGGACCTGCAGGCCAAGGGCACGGTCGTGACCCTCACGGTCTCGAGCGGTCCGGCCCCCCGGACCGTCCCCTCGATGGCGGGCCAGACCTACGACCAGGCGGCGGCCGAGCTGTCCCAGCTGGGGCTGGTCCCGAAGAAGGCCCAGGTCTACGACAACACCGGGACCTATCCCGCCGGCCAGGTCGTCTCGACCGACCCGCCGGCGGGGGCGCCGGCGGCCAAGGGCGCCACGGTGACCGTCAACGTGTCCAAGGGCCCCCACATGGTCAGGGTCCCGGACGTCACCGGGGAGAACGTGGACCAGGCGACGTCGGACCTGGCCCAGGCCGGCCTGGTCGTGGCCAACGTCTACGGCCCCCCCAACCGGAGGGTGTTCGTGACCGACCCCCCGCCGGGCAGTCAGGTGACGGCGGGCTCGTCGGTCGACCTGTACACCCACTAG
- the glgB gene encoding 1,4-alpha-glucan branching protein GlgB — translation MSKSTSTLSGLAAEIQRLVAGEHADPHHLLGAHGPEVRAWRPEAVAMRVVTEEGKRIDMRQAHPAGFFVAELPDLADNLAYRLEADYPDGASISIEDPYRFWPTVGELDLYLFGEGRHHRLWEVLGARTLVHQGVHGTSFAVWAPNARAVRVVGDFNLWDGRVHPMRSMGASGIWELFLPDVEPGCRYKFELLTQERQLRLKADPYARQAELPPGTASIVAAPDHHQWRDGAWMGQRSEPHPHVKPMSVYELHAGSWRRNSEEGGRTLSYDELAEQLPDYLAEMGFTHVEFMPLAEHPFGGSWGYQVSSYFAPTSRYGNPEALRRLVDALHRRGIGVIVDWVPAHFPRDDWALARFDGTALYEHDDPRKGAHPDWGTLVFNFGRNEVRNFLISNALYWLESFHVDGLRVDAVASMLYLDYSRKEGEWIPNQYGGRENLEAISFLRELNEVVSSEQPGAVTLAEESTAWPGVSQPTSDGGLGFTFKWNMGWMHDTLEYFEHEPIHRRYHHDRLTFGLLYAFSENFVLPLSHDEVVHGKGSLLGKMPGDEWQRFANLRALYAWMWAHPGKQLVFMGAELAEPWEWRHDQSLDWHLLEYPFHRGVQELVRSLNRAYNAQPALWERDFSAEGFRWIDASDTESNVASFARFGAGGQGPAVVCVANLSPVVRPGYRVGLPAGGTWREVVNSDATEFGGSGVGNGGEVWAGDHPFHGLPYSAELTLPPLGVLWLAQE, via the coding sequence GTGTCGAAATCCACAAGCACGCTGTCGGGACTGGCCGCCGAGATCCAGAGGCTCGTGGCGGGTGAGCACGCCGACCCCCACCACCTGCTGGGAGCCCACGGGCCCGAGGTGAGGGCGTGGCGCCCCGAGGCCGTGGCCATGCGGGTGGTGACCGAGGAGGGCAAGCGCATCGACATGCGCCAGGCCCACCCCGCCGGCTTCTTCGTGGCCGAGCTGCCCGACCTGGCCGACAACCTCGCCTACCGTCTCGAGGCCGACTACCCCGACGGGGCCTCGATCAGCATCGAGGACCCGTACCGGTTCTGGCCCACGGTAGGTGAGCTCGACCTCTACCTGTTCGGGGAGGGCCGCCACCACCGTCTCTGGGAGGTCCTCGGGGCCCGCACCCTGGTGCACCAGGGCGTGCACGGCACCTCGTTCGCGGTGTGGGCCCCCAACGCGCGCGCCGTGCGCGTCGTCGGTGACTTCAACCTCTGGGACGGGCGCGTCCACCCGATGCGCAGCATGGGCGCTTCCGGCATCTGGGAGCTGTTCCTCCCCGACGTCGAGCCCGGCTGCCGCTACAAGTTCGAGCTGCTGACCCAGGAGCGCCAGCTCCGGCTCAAGGCCGATCCCTACGCCCGCCAGGCCGAGCTCCCGCCGGGCACGGCCAGCATCGTGGCCGCACCCGACCACCACCAGTGGAGGGACGGGGCGTGGATGGGCCAGCGCTCCGAGCCCCACCCGCACGTGAAGCCGATGTCGGTGTACGAGCTGCACGCCGGCTCGTGGCGGCGCAACTCCGAGGAGGGGGGGCGGACACTCTCCTACGACGAGCTGGCCGAGCAGCTGCCCGACTACCTGGCGGAGATGGGCTTCACCCACGTCGAGTTCATGCCGCTGGCCGAGCACCCCTTCGGGGGGTCGTGGGGCTACCAGGTGTCCTCGTACTTCGCCCCCACGTCGCGCTACGGCAACCCGGAGGCGCTGCGCCGGCTGGTCGACGCCCTGCACCGGCGGGGCATCGGGGTGATCGTGGACTGGGTGCCGGCGCACTTCCCGCGCGACGACTGGGCCCTGGCCCGCTTCGACGGCACCGCCCTGTACGAGCACGACGACCCGCGCAAGGGTGCCCACCCCGACTGGGGCACGCTCGTGTTCAACTTCGGGCGCAACGAGGTGCGGAACTTCCTCATCAGCAACGCCCTGTACTGGCTGGAGTCGTTCCACGTCGACGGCCTGCGAGTCGACGCGGTGGCGTCGATGCTCTACCTCGACTACTCCCGCAAGGAAGGGGAGTGGATCCCCAACCAGTACGGCGGCCGGGAGAACCTCGAGGCCATCTCGTTCCTCCGCGAGCTCAACGAGGTGGTGTCCTCGGAGCAGCCGGGGGCCGTGACCCTGGCCGAGGAGTCGACGGCATGGCCGGGCGTCTCCCAGCCCACCTCGGACGGGGGCCTGGGCTTCACCTTCAAGTGGAACATGGGCTGGATGCACGACACCCTCGAGTACTTCGAGCACGAGCCCATCCACCGCCGGTACCACCACGACCGCCTGACCTTCGGCCTGTTGTACGCCTTCAGCGAGAACTTCGTGCTGCCCCTGTCCCACGACGAGGTCGTGCACGGCAAGGGCTCGCTGCTCGGCAAGATGCCGGGGGACGAGTGGCAGCGCTTCGCCAACCTCCGCGCCCTGTACGCCTGGATGTGGGCCCACCCCGGCAAGCAGCTGGTGTTCATGGGCGCCGAGCTGGCCGAGCCGTGGGAGTGGCGCCACGACCAGAGCCTGGACTGGCACCTCCTCGAGTACCCGTTCCACCGCGGCGTGCAGGAGCTGGTGCGCAGCCTCAACCGGGCCTACAACGCCCAGCCGGCGCTGTGGGAGCGGGACTTCTCGGCGGAGGGTTTCCGCTGGATCGACGCCAGCGACACGGAGTCCAACGTGGCGTCCTTCGCCCGCTTCGGCGCCGGCGGCCAGGGCCCGGCCGTGGTGTGCGTCGCCAATCTCAGCCCGGTCGTGCGCCCCGGCTACCGGGTGGGGCTGCCGGCCGGCGGAACGTGGCGGGAGGTCGTCAACTCCGACGCCACCGAGTTCGGCGGCAGCGGGGTGGGCAACGGCGGCGAGGTGTGGGCCGGGGACCACCCGTTCCACGGGCTGCCCTACTCGGCCGAGCTGACCCTGCCGCCGTTGGGCGTGCTGTGGCTGGCGCAGGAGTGA
- a CDS encoding cysteine desulfurase family protein, translating to MPAYLDHAATTPLRPEAAEAMAPFLTGRFGNPSGSHAVARAARAAIEEARETVAVALGAAPGEVVFTGSGTEADNLAVLGAAGAARGTGAPGRAVCTSVEHDAVLESVRALGGTIVGVGPDGVVDLGALEAALGPDVAVVSVMLANNEVGVIQPLAAVVDLVRRKAPGALVHTDAVQAFPWLDVAALAVGADLVAVSAPKFGGPQGAGVLVVRNGVRLSAVLHGGGQEQGRRSGTHNVAGIVGLAAAAHATASQREATVARVGARRDRLADGLVKAVPGAVETGSRDNKVAGSCHLRLPGVESEALLFLLDEAGICASAGSACASGALEPSHVLLAMGLPEVEAGSALRLSLGWSSTDADVDAALEAVPAAVARLRSSVPA from the coding sequence ATGCCGGCCTACCTGGACCACGCCGCCACGACCCCGCTTCGCCCCGAGGCGGCGGAGGCGATGGCCCCGTTCCTCACCGGCCGGTTCGGCAATCCCTCGGGGAGCCACGCCGTGGCGCGGGCCGCCCGCGCCGCCATCGAGGAGGCGCGGGAGACGGTGGCCGTGGCCCTCGGTGCCGCCCCCGGAGAGGTGGTGTTCACCGGGTCGGGGACCGAAGCCGACAACCTGGCCGTGCTCGGCGCGGCCGGGGCCGCCCGGGGCACGGGAGCGCCGGGCCGGGCGGTCTGCACCTCGGTCGAGCACGACGCCGTGCTGGAGTCGGTGAGGGCCCTCGGGGGCACGATCGTCGGAGTCGGCCCCGACGGGGTCGTCGACCTCGGGGCCCTCGAGGCGGCGCTCGGCCCGGACGTGGCGGTCGTCTCGGTGATGCTCGCCAACAACGAGGTCGGCGTCATCCAGCCCCTGGCCGCCGTCGTCGACCTCGTCCGCCGGAAGGCGCCGGGCGCCCTCGTGCACACCGACGCCGTGCAGGCGTTCCCGTGGCTGGACGTGGCCGCACTGGCTGTGGGCGCCGACCTGGTGGCGGTGAGCGCCCCCAAGTTCGGGGGCCCCCAGGGGGCCGGGGTCCTGGTCGTCCGGAACGGGGTCAGGCTCTCCGCCGTCCTGCACGGTGGGGGCCAGGAGCAGGGGCGGCGCAGTGGGACCCACAACGTGGCCGGCATCGTCGGACTGGCCGCCGCCGCCCACGCCACCGCCTCCCAGCGGGAGGCCACCGTGGCCCGGGTCGGGGCGCGGCGCGACCGGCTGGCCGACGGGCTGGTGAAGGCGGTGCCGGGCGCGGTCGAGACCGGCTCCCGCGACAACAAGGTGGCGGGCAGCTGCCACCTCCGGCTTCCCGGGGTGGAGAGCGAGGCCCTGCTGTTCCTCCTGGACGAGGCCGGGATCTGCGCGTCGGCGGGCTCGGCCTGCGCGTCGGGCGCCCTCGAGCCCAGCCACGTCCTGTTGGCCATGGGGCTCCCGGAGGTGGAGGCCGGCTCGGCCCTGCGCCTGTCGCTGGGGTGGAGCAGCACCGACGCCGATGTCGACGCCGCCCTCGAGGCGGTGCCCGCCGCCGTGGCCCGCCTGCGCTCGTCGGTGCCGGCGTGA
- a CDS encoding galactose-1-phosphate uridylyltransferase, with amino-acid sequence MSQLRLDPLTGRWVVVSSDRAARREAFLSRSLPVESGPARPCPFCRGHEESTPPALETYGPSGDWQVRVVPNLYPAFIGDDPMVVTHLGPAFTQAPASGIHEVLVFSPEHGAGWADLDDRQTALVMAAIRDRIDAHSRARSLRYTQAIVNSGREAGASIEHPHGQLLGMPFVPRELVDEQAGFARFSGSCLLCTTIDAEEDAGHRMVHADEDVIVVCPFWSGLPYEMLVLPRYHDAHLHHAPESALFSFGRAIGLALRRLEGRLGDVAFNLVFHSAPYRATGTYHWHAHLLPRLTTAAAFEQGTGVPINVVAPEVAAADLRGAPVGV; translated from the coding sequence TTGAGCCAGCTACGACTCGACCCGCTGACCGGCCGCTGGGTGGTGGTCAGCTCGGATCGGGCCGCCCGTCGGGAGGCGTTCCTGTCGCGGTCGCTCCCGGTGGAGTCGGGTCCGGCCCGGCCCTGCCCGTTCTGCCGGGGCCACGAGGAGTCGACCCCGCCGGCCCTGGAGACCTACGGGCCCTCCGGGGACTGGCAGGTCCGGGTGGTCCCGAACCTGTATCCCGCCTTCATCGGGGACGACCCGATGGTCGTCACCCATCTCGGTCCCGCCTTCACCCAGGCCCCGGCCAGCGGCATCCACGAGGTCCTGGTGTTCTCCCCCGAGCACGGCGCCGGCTGGGCCGACCTCGACGACCGCCAGACCGCCCTGGTGATGGCCGCCATCCGGGACCGCATCGACGCCCACTCCCGGGCCCGGTCCCTCCGCTACACCCAGGCCATCGTGAACTCGGGCCGGGAGGCGGGCGCCTCCATCGAGCACCCCCACGGCCAGCTGCTCGGCATGCCGTTCGTGCCGAGGGAGCTGGTGGACGAGCAGGCCGGCTTCGCCCGGTTCTCGGGGAGCTGCCTGCTCTGCACGACGATCGACGCCGAGGAGGACGCCGGCCACCGCATGGTCCACGCCGACGAGGACGTGATCGTGGTCTGCCCCTTCTGGAGCGGGCTGCCGTACGAGATGCTCGTGCTGCCCCGCTACCACGACGCCCATCTCCACCACGCCCCCGAGTCCGCCCTGTTCTCCTTCGGGCGGGCCATCGGGCTGGCGCTGCGGCGGCTCGAGGGGCGTCTCGGGGACGTGGCGTTCAACCTGGTGTTCCACTCCGCGCCCTACCGGGCCACCGGCACCTACCACTGGCACGCCCACCTCCTGCCCAGGCTGACCACGGCGGCGGCGTTCGAGCAGGGCACGGGCGTGCCGATCAACGTGGTGGCGCCCGAGGTGGCCGCCGCCGACCTCCGCGGCGCCCCCGTCGGGGTCTAG
- the ligA gene encoding NAD-dependent DNA ligase LigA translates to MTTPGGGAGAGAGVARRAEELRGQIEHHNLLYHQLDAPEISDAEYDALVRELREIEAAHPELVDGASPTQTVGAAPSPLFSPVQHRVPMMSLDNAFSMEELEAWVKRMDRIVPGEVAYVCELKIDGVAMSLLYEKGRLARAATRGDGRVGEDVTANIRTIKAIPHRLEMPDPPAEIEVRGEVYMPVPAFDELNKRQAEAGLRLFANPRNSAAGSLRQKDASITASRDLSFWAYELVVTRGTRHFTSHMQTLSWLGEAGLPVNPEIKLLHGLDEVFAFCRSRQEHRHDLTYEIDGVVIKIDDLARRQELGSTSHAPRWAVAYKFPPEERTTTLKGIMVSIGKSGKATPFAQLEPVFVGGSTVGLATLHNEDQVRVKDVRPGDTVIVRKAGDVIPEVVGPVLSLRPRGLRQWKFPTSCPVCGGPLVRLEGEADTFCTNLDCPGQRVQRIIHFASRGAMDIEGLGEQRVYQLVDAGLIADAGDVYSLTEERLLGLEGFAALSVSNLLGAIEASKQRPLANLLMGLSIRHLGGTGSAVLARALGHLDRIMAATPEELAAVEGIGPVIARSVHEFFASDRNRTVIEKIRAAGVNLASGGGPAEDVAPVLAGRSVVVTGTLEGFTREEAEAAILARGGKSPGSVSKSTYAVVVGAEPGAAKLTKAEDLGTPVLDEDGFRALLESGDLPR, encoded by the coding sequence GTGACCACGCCCGGCGGGGGAGCGGGGGCCGGCGCCGGCGTGGCCCGGCGCGCCGAGGAGCTGCGCGGCCAGATCGAGCACCACAACCTCCTGTACCACCAGCTCGACGCGCCCGAGATAAGCGACGCCGAGTACGACGCCCTGGTGCGCGAGCTCCGCGAGATCGAGGCCGCCCACCCCGAGCTGGTCGACGGGGCGTCACCGACCCAGACAGTGGGCGCTGCGCCCTCCCCGCTGTTCTCGCCCGTGCAGCACCGGGTGCCGATGATGTCGCTCGACAACGCCTTCTCGATGGAGGAGCTGGAGGCGTGGGTCAAGCGCATGGACCGCATCGTCCCGGGAGAGGTCGCCTACGTCTGCGAGCTCAAGATCGACGGCGTGGCCATGTCGCTGCTGTACGAGAAGGGCCGGCTGGCGCGCGCCGCCACCCGCGGCGACGGCCGGGTGGGTGAGGACGTCACCGCCAACATCCGCACCATCAAGGCCATCCCCCACCGCCTGGAGATGCCCGACCCGCCGGCGGAGATCGAGGTGCGGGGCGAGGTGTACATGCCGGTCCCCGCCTTCGACGAGCTGAACAAGCGCCAGGCGGAGGCGGGGCTGCGGCTGTTCGCCAACCCCCGCAACTCGGCGGCGGGCTCACTGCGGCAGAAGGACGCGTCGATCACCGCCTCGCGCGACCTGTCTTTCTGGGCCTACGAGCTCGTCGTCACCCGGGGGACGCGTCATTTCACGTCCCACATGCAGACCCTGTCGTGGCTGGGGGAGGCGGGCCTTCCGGTCAACCCCGAGATCAAGCTGCTCCACGGCCTCGACGAGGTCTTCGCCTTCTGCCGGAGCCGCCAGGAGCACCGCCACGATCTCACCTACGAGATCGACGGGGTGGTCATCAAGATCGACGACCTGGCCCGCCGCCAGGAGCTGGGATCCACCTCGCACGCCCCCCGCTGGGCGGTGGCGTACAAGTTCCCCCCGGAGGAGCGGACCACGACGCTCAAGGGGATCATGGTGTCGATCGGCAAGTCGGGGAAGGCCACGCCGTTCGCCCAACTCGAGCCGGTGTTCGTGGGGGGCTCCACCGTCGGCCTGGCCACCCTGCACAACGAGGACCAGGTGCGGGTCAAGGACGTCCGCCCCGGGGACACGGTGATCGTGCGCAAGGCCGGGGACGTCATCCCCGAGGTCGTCGGCCCTGTTCTCTCGCTCCGGCCCCGGGGGCTGCGCCAGTGGAAGTTCCCGACGTCGTGTCCCGTGTGCGGCGGTCCGCTGGTCCGCCTCGAGGGGGAGGCCGACACCTTCTGCACCAACCTCGACTGTCCCGGCCAGCGGGTGCAGCGGATCATCCATTTCGCCTCGCGCGGGGCCATGGACATAGAGGGCCTCGGGGAGCAGCGCGTGTACCAGCTCGTCGACGCCGGTCTGATCGCCGACGCCGGCGACGTGTACTCCCTCACCGAGGAGCGGCTGCTCGGCCTGGAGGGCTTTGCCGCCCTCTCCGTGTCCAACCTCCTGGGCGCCATCGAGGCGTCCAAGCAGCGCCCGCTGGCCAACCTCCTGATGGGCCTGTCGATCCGCCACCTCGGGGGGACCGGCTCGGCGGTGCTGGCCCGGGCCCTGGGCCACCTCGACCGGATCATGGCCGCGACCCCCGAGGAGCTGGCGGCGGTCGAGGGGATCGGGCCGGTCATCGCCCGGTCGGTGCACGAGTTCTTCGCCTCCGACCGCAACCGCACCGTCATCGAGAAGATCAGGGCCGCCGGGGTGAACCTGGCTTCGGGCGGGGGTCCCGCCGAGGACGTGGCGCCGGTCCTGGCCGGACGCAGCGTGGTGGTGACCGGGACCCTCGAGGGCTTCACCCGGGAGGAGGCCGAGGCGGCCATCCTGGCCCGGGGAGGGAAGTCCCCCGGCAGCGTGTCCAAGTCGACCTACGCCGTGGTCGTGGGGGCGGAGCCGGGGGCGGCCAAGCTCACCAAGGCCGAGGACCTGGGCACGCCGGTCCTGGACGAGGACGGCTTCCGGGCCCTCCTCGAATCGGGGGACCTGCCCCGGTAG
- the mnmA gene encoding tRNA 2-thiouridine(34) synthase MnmA — MRVLVAMSGGVDSSVAAALLRDAGHTVVGATMKLWGGPSDSGCCSVADVEDARRVGQQLGIDHHVFNFTADFERHVVGPYVADHLDGRTPNPCVECNRHLKFDRFLVRARQLGFDAVATGHHARIRGGRLLRGRDGAKDQSYVLAVLRREQLAQVLLPVGELTKAEVREHAAALGLRTAAKPDSLDVCFITAVAGREAFLAGRGELHPGTLVDAGTGREVGTVDAVELVTVGQRRGLASGRDTERRYAVDVDVAQRRVVVGRLEDLMTTAVPVRGTTSTSDRPVPEDTPLLVQTSAHGRPMPARLCGNVVDLEQPARRVAPGQTVAFYDGDRVLGAAAAA; from the coding sequence GTGAGGGTCCTCGTGGCCATGTCGGGCGGGGTCGACTCGTCGGTGGCGGCGGCGCTGCTGCGCGACGCCGGCCACACCGTCGTGGGCGCCACCATGAAGCTGTGGGGCGGACCGTCCGACTCGGGGTGCTGCTCGGTGGCCGACGTCGAGGACGCCCGGCGGGTGGGCCAGCAGCTCGGGATCGACCACCACGTGTTCAACTTCACCGCCGACTTCGAGCGCCACGTCGTCGGGCCCTACGTCGCCGACCACCTCGATGGTCGCACGCCGAACCCGTGCGTCGAGTGCAACCGCCACCTCAAGTTCGACCGCTTCCTCGTCCGGGCCCGGCAGCTGGGCTTCGACGCGGTGGCCACCGGCCATCACGCCCGCATCCGCGGCGGGCGGCTCCTGCGGGGCCGGGACGGGGCCAAGGACCAGTCCTACGTGCTGGCCGTGCTCCGGCGCGAGCAGCTGGCGCAGGTGCTGCTGCCCGTCGGTGAGCTGACCAAGGCCGAGGTGCGCGAGCACGCCGCCGCCCTGGGCCTGCGGACGGCGGCCAAGCCCGACAGCCTCGACGTGTGCTTCATCACCGCCGTGGCGGGACGGGAGGCGTTCCTCGCCGGCCGGGGCGAGCTGCACCCCGGGACCCTCGTCGACGCCGGCACCGGCCGGGAGGTCGGCACCGTCGACGCCGTGGAGCTGGTCACGGTGGGCCAGCGCCGGGGCCTGGCGTCGGGGCGGGACACCGAGCGCCGCTACGCCGTGGACGTGGACGTCGCCCAGCGGCGGGTCGTGGTGGGCCGCCTCGAGGACCTGATGACGACCGCCGTGCCGGTCCGGGGGACCACCTCCACCTCCGACCGGCCCGTCCCCGAGGACACGCCCCTGCTGGTGCAGACGTCGGCCCACGGCAGGCCGATGCCGGCGCGTCTGTGCGGGAACGTGGTCGACCTGGAGCAGCCGGCCCGCCGGGTCGCGCCCGGCCAGACGGTCGCCTTCTACGACGGGGACCGCGTCCTCGGGGCGGCGGCGGCGGCGTGA